The following proteins are co-located in the Marinomonas profundi genome:
- the nusB gene encoding transcription antitermination factor NusB, whose protein sequence is MSEVETTNDQTPAPKRKDKKPSRSQLRSASRRLALQAVYQWQMNKTAVSEIETQFVMDQDQDMDACDKVYFRELLQGVTASAKKLDALFEELLDRPLSELDPIELAVMRIGSYELSQRLDVPYRVAINESVELAKGFGATESHKYVNGILDKLAQRVRREEIAARRAANK, encoded by the coding sequence ATGAGCGAAGTGGAAACAACAAACGACCAAACTCCAGCACCAAAACGTAAGGACAAAAAACCTTCACGTTCGCAATTGCGCAGTGCTTCACGTCGTTTGGCATTACAAGCTGTCTACCAATGGCAGATGAACAAAACGGCGGTGAGTGAGATAGAAACCCAGTTCGTCATGGACCAAGATCAAGACATGGACGCTTGTGACAAAGTTTACTTCCGCGAATTGCTGCAAGGCGTTACCGCCAGCGCGAAGAAACTGGATGCCTTGTTTGAAGAATTACTGGATCGCCCACTAAGCGAACTCGACCCAATCGAATTGGCCGTGATGCGCATTGGCTCGTATGAATTGTCACAGCGTTTAGACGTGCCATACCGCGTTGCGATCAACGAAAGCGTTGAACTCGCCAAAGGCTTCGGCGCGACAGAAAGCCATAAATACGTTAACGGCATCCTAGACAAACTCGCACAACGCGTGCGCCGCGAAGAAATCGCCGCACGCCGAGCAGCGAATAAGTAA
- the ribD gene encoding bifunctional diaminohydroxyphosphoribosylaminopyrimidine deaminase/5-amino-6-(5-phosphoribosylamino)uracil reductase RibD has protein sequence MTYNHEYWMAKAIQLAKKGRYTTHPNPRVGCVLVKDQQMIGQGFHVKTGAGHAEVNALADAKQDAIGATAYVTLEPCSHQGKTPPCADALIKAGVARVVYGMQDPNPEVSGNGLVKIKKAGIEIIGPVLESDCEALNPGFIKRMREGLPYVRVKLAMSMDGRTAMESGESQWITDSAARLDVQRLRAQSDAIVTGIGSVLADNPSMTVRIDNNDQEADPKSVRQPIRVVMDTALSILPEAKILYPANQAWVFSVEEEVEAEHLEVLTKKGVTVRFAPRGEDGRLDLLDAMEQLADAGINEILLEAGAELAGGFLEAGLIDEIVVYMAPKLLGSSARPLFKLPLEAMDEAVELTLKSVRQVGQDVRLVYIPKYLDEDFEGDFDE, from the coding sequence ATGACTTATAACCACGAATACTGGATGGCAAAAGCCATTCAACTAGCGAAAAAAGGCCGTTACACCACACATCCTAACCCGCGAGTGGGTTGTGTATTGGTCAAAGATCAGCAAATGATCGGCCAAGGCTTTCATGTTAAAACCGGAGCAGGCCACGCCGAAGTCAATGCTTTGGCGGATGCCAAACAAGACGCCATTGGCGCCACCGCCTACGTTACTTTAGAGCCTTGCAGCCACCAAGGTAAAACGCCACCTTGTGCAGATGCCTTGATTAAAGCCGGCGTTGCGCGCGTTGTTTACGGTATGCAAGATCCAAATCCTGAAGTGTCAGGTAATGGTTTGGTAAAAATCAAAAAAGCCGGCATTGAAATCATCGGTCCTGTGTTGGAATCTGATTGCGAAGCGCTGAATCCTGGTTTTATCAAACGCATGCGTGAAGGTCTTCCTTATGTGCGAGTGAAACTTGCCATGAGCATGGATGGCCGCACGGCAATGGAGTCTGGCGAAAGCCAATGGATTACTGATTCTGCGGCGCGTCTTGATGTGCAACGTTTACGTGCGCAAAGCGACGCCATTGTCACAGGTATTGGCTCGGTGCTGGCAGACAACCCAAGCATGACAGTTCGTATAGATAACAATGACCAAGAAGCCGATCCGAAAAGTGTGCGTCAGCCGATTCGAGTGGTAATGGACACAGCTTTGTCAATTCTTCCAGAAGCAAAAATTCTTTATCCAGCAAATCAAGCTTGGGTATTTTCAGTAGAAGAAGAGGTCGAAGCAGAACATTTAGAAGTGCTAACTAAAAAAGGCGTAACTGTACGTTTTGCACCACGTGGCGAAGATGGTCGACTCGACTTGCTGGATGCGATGGAACAACTTGCTGATGCAGGCATTAACGAAATTTTATTAGAAGCTGGCGCAGAATTGGCTGGTGGTTTTTTAGAAGCGGGTCTGATCGACGAAATAGTGGTTTACATGGCACCGAAACTATTGGGTTCCAGCGCACGTCCGTTATTTAAATTGCCTTTAGAGGCGATGGACGAAGCAGTAGAGCTGACGCTTAAATCGGTACGCCAAGTTGGGCAAGATGTGCGCTTGGTCTATATACCAAAATACCTTGATGAAGATTTTGAAGGCGATTTTGACGAATAG
- the nrdR gene encoding transcriptional regulator NrdR, which yields MRCPFCGTQDTKVVDSRLVSEGAQVRRRRTCIQCQERFTTFEVAELQMPKLIKSDGSREAFDEDKLRNGIIKAIEKRPVSIEAVETAITRIKEKMQATGERELPSRWTGEAVMEELQRLDQVAYVRFASVYRSFKDISEFREAIDRLESHSLSGIEPNNAAPESNNAAPESKEEDKA from the coding sequence ATGCGATGCCCTTTTTGTGGAACTCAAGATACAAAAGTAGTGGACTCTCGGTTAGTCTCTGAAGGCGCACAAGTTCGTCGTCGCCGTACCTGTATTCAGTGTCAAGAGCGCTTCACCACCTTTGAAGTGGCGGAGCTGCAAATGCCGAAGCTAATCAAAAGCGACGGCAGCCGAGAGGCGTTCGATGAAGACAAATTACGCAATGGCATTATTAAAGCCATTGAAAAACGCCCCGTTAGCATTGAAGCCGTTGAAACCGCGATCACTCGAATCAAGGAAAAAATGCAAGCCACAGGCGAGCGCGAATTGCCGTCCCGTTGGACTGGCGAAGCGGTGATGGAAGAGTTACAACGTCTCGATCAAGTGGCGTATGTCCGTTTTGCTTCCGTTTATCGAAGCTTTAAAGACATCAGCGAATTCCGCGAGGCGATAGACCGCCTAGAAAGCCACAGCCTCTCTGGCATAGAACCGAACAACGCCGCCCCAGAATCGAACAACGCCGCCCCAGAATCGAAAGAAGAAGATAAAGCATGA
- a CDS encoding DMT family transporter — protein MPFAELSGLVAALCWTISSLMAPGLIQRFGTMRFNTFRIVIASSILLLICLATQRFNATLWQHADIVILSGLLGIFIGDTMLFTAVHRLGPRRTGVLFATNAPMSILLGWLFLGENLSFHQLFACGLVLSGVVIAILFGRRNSLHAWEQTKGKLSVGILLALGAALGQASGALLSKPALLDGADPIAVSTLRVGTGAVALVLAYGLFYRHKQPADAIPFDQLTRFDFIGIVTLATIGMVIGMSVLVWGVGNANVGIVTTLSAVVPVLILPGLWITTGQRPALGAWLGAVFVVAGAALIILK, from the coding sequence ATGCCGTTCGCAGAATTATCTGGCTTGGTTGCCGCCTTATGTTGGACCATTTCGAGCTTAATGGCGCCGGGGCTGATCCAGCGTTTTGGCACCATGCGTTTTAATACTTTTCGCATTGTGATTGCCAGTTCCATTCTATTGCTAATTTGCCTCGCCACGCAGCGCTTTAATGCAACCTTGTGGCAACACGCGGACATTGTCATCTTGTCTGGGTTATTGGGGATTTTTATTGGCGACACCATGCTGTTTACCGCGGTGCATCGCCTTGGCCCACGACGCACTGGGGTATTATTTGCCACCAATGCGCCCATGTCGATTTTGTTAGGCTGGTTATTTTTAGGGGAAAACCTGTCTTTTCACCAATTATTCGCCTGTGGTTTGGTATTGAGCGGCGTGGTGATTGCTATTTTATTTGGTCGCAGAAACAGCTTGCATGCTTGGGAGCAAACCAAGGGCAAGCTGAGCGTGGGTATTTTGCTCGCACTCGGCGCGGCGCTTGGCCAAGCCAGTGGTGCGCTACTGAGCAAACCCGCATTGCTTGATGGCGCTGACCCTATTGCGGTTTCAACATTGCGGGTGGGCACCGGCGCGGTGGCGCTTGTGCTGGCTTATGGCTTGTTTTATCGACACAAACAACCCGCTGACGCGATTCCCTTTGACCAGCTAACGCGCTTTGATTTTATCGGCATCGTGACCCTCGCCACCATTGGTATGGTCATCGGCATGAGCGTCTTGGTTTGGGGCGTTGGCAACGCTAACGTGGGTATCGTTACCACCCTGTCGGCGGTTGTTCCCGTGCTTATTTTGCCCGGATTATGGATCACAACCGGTCAACGCCCCGCATTAGGTGCTTGGCTAGGGGCTGTTTTCGTTGTGGCGGGTGCCGCTTTGATTATTCTGAAATAG
- the ettA gene encoding energy-dependent translational throttle protein EttA, producing the protein MAQFVYSMNRVGKVVPPKREILKDISLSFFPGAKIGVLGLNGSGKSTLLRIMAGVDTEHNGEARPMPGIKIGYLEQEPHLDPEKNVRGIVEEAFSDVIEAMARLDAVYAEYAEPDADFDALAKEQGQLEALIEAKEGHNLERALEVAADALRLPPWEASVEHLSGGERRRVALCRLLLDKPDMILLDEPTNHLDAESVAWLERFLKDYPGTVVAITHDRYFLDNAAGWILELDRGHGIPYEGNYSSWLEQKDARLQTEAKQQASHQKAIKSELEWVRQNAKGRQSKSKSRLARFEEMSSKEFQDRNETNELYIPPGLRLGSKVIEIEGVSKSFEHKMLLEDFNMVVPQGAIVGVVGGNGAGKSTLFKMIAGIEQPDTGTVTLGETVQLAYVDQMRELDGDKTVFEEIADGQDMITVHNYKVPSRAYIGRFNFKGSDQQKLVKHLSGGERNRLHLAKLLKEGGNVLLLDEPTNDLDVETLRALEDALLAFPGSAIVISHDRWFLDRIATHILAYEGDSKAVFFEGNYAEYEIDHKKRTGNDATPTRIKYKRIDA; encoded by the coding sequence ATGGCTCAGTTTGTATACAGCATGAACCGCGTTGGGAAAGTTGTTCCGCCTAAACGCGAAATTCTTAAAGACATTTCCCTTTCATTTTTCCCTGGCGCTAAAATCGGTGTATTGGGTCTTAACGGTTCTGGTAAATCGACGCTTTTACGCATCATGGCCGGTGTTGATACCGAGCATAACGGTGAAGCGCGTCCCATGCCGGGCATTAAAATCGGCTACTTGGAGCAAGAACCTCATCTTGATCCAGAGAAAAACGTGCGCGGTATCGTTGAAGAAGCTTTCTCTGACGTTATCGAAGCGATGGCGCGTTTGGATGCGGTTTACGCAGAATACGCAGAGCCAGATGCCGACTTTGATGCCCTAGCAAAAGAGCAAGGCCAACTGGAAGCCTTGATCGAAGCGAAAGAAGGCCACAACTTAGAGCGCGCATTGGAAGTGGCAGCGGATGCGCTTCGCCTTCCACCTTGGGAGGCGAGCGTAGAACACCTTTCTGGTGGTGAACGTCGCCGTGTGGCGCTGTGTCGTTTGTTGCTAGACAAACCAGACATGATACTGCTCGACGAGCCAACCAACCATTTGGACGCAGAATCCGTTGCTTGGCTAGAGCGCTTCCTAAAAGATTACCCCGGCACTGTCGTGGCAATCACCCATGACCGTTACTTCTTAGACAACGCGGCGGGCTGGATTCTAGAGCTTGACCGCGGTCACGGTATTCCATACGAAGGCAACTACTCGTCTTGGTTAGAGCAAAAAGACGCGCGCCTACAAACCGAAGCGAAACAACAAGCGTCTCACCAAAAAGCCATTAAATCGGAATTGGAGTGGGTTCGCCAAAACGCCAAAGGTCGTCAGTCCAAATCTAAATCACGTTTGGCTCGCTTCGAAGAAATGAGCTCGAAAGAGTTCCAAGACCGTAACGAAACCAACGAGCTGTACATTCCGCCAGGACTTCGCCTTGGCTCTAAAGTCATCGAAATCGAAGGCGTCAGCAAAAGTTTCGAACACAAAATGCTACTAGAAGACTTCAACATGGTGGTGCCACAAGGCGCGATCGTTGGTGTGGTGGGTGGTAACGGCGCCGGTAAATCGACCCTGTTTAAAATGATCGCTGGCATAGAGCAACCAGATACCGGTACCGTCACCTTAGGTGAAACCGTGCAGCTGGCTTACGTTGACCAAATGCGTGAACTAGACGGCGATAAAACGGTTTTCGAAGAAATCGCCGACGGCCAAGACATGATCACGGTACACAACTACAAAGTACCGTCTCGTGCTTACATCGGTCGTTTTAACTTCAAAGGCTCGGATCAACAAAAATTGGTTAAGCATTTATCTGGTGGTGAGCGTAACCGCTTGCACCTAGCAAAATTGCTGAAAGAAGGCGGCAACGTATTGCTACTGGATGAGCCAACCAACGACCTAGACGTTGAAACCTTACGCGCACTGGAAGACGCACTACTCGCCTTCCCAGGTTCCGCGATCGTGATTTCCCATGACCGTTGGTTCCTAGACCGTATCGCCACACACATCCTAGCGTACGAAGGCGATTCTAAAGCCGTCTTCTTCGAAGGTAACTACGCAGAATACGAAATCGACCACAAAAAACGCACGGGTAACGATGCGACACCAACACGTATCAAATACAAACGTATTGATGCGTAA
- the tnpB gene encoding IS66 family insertion sequence element accessory protein TnpB (TnpB, as the term is used for proteins encoded by IS66 family insertion elements, is considered an accessory protein, since TnpC, encoded by a neighboring gene, is a DDE family transposase.): MTRYFRPSVDMPKIYLYRQPVDFRKAAVGLAAIVEQELAQNPFDGALYAFTNRHRNKIKCLFWEDNGFVLYYKTLAEDKFRWPKKGDEVISLTGQQINWLLDGYDITAMKGHKKLHYESVF, translated from the coding sequence ATGACACGTTATTTTCGCCCGTCGGTCGACATGCCTAAGATCTATCTTTATCGTCAGCCAGTGGATTTTCGTAAAGCCGCTGTGGGGCTGGCAGCGATTGTGGAGCAGGAGTTGGCGCAGAATCCTTTTGATGGTGCTTTGTATGCGTTTACCAATCGGCACCGGAACAAAATTAAATGTTTATTTTGGGAGGACAATGGTTTTGTGCTGTATTACAAAACCCTTGCCGAGGACAAGTTTCGTTGGCCCAAAAAGGGTGACGAGGTGATCTCTCTTACTGGACAACAGATTAATTGGCTGCTGGATGGCTATGATATAACGGCGATGAAAGGCCATAAAAAATTGCATTATGAGTCTGTTTTTTAA
- the tnpA gene encoding IS66 family insertion sequence element accessory protein TnpA, translated as MNTFSDPQSRADFWRAQVTAAEAAAMSSARFCKENDLNYSQFMYWRQKCQTPSAPISEDKSSSFIKVEPSLGQLGSGLSVSLPNGMQIHGIDSTNVTLVRQLLEWAL; from the coding sequence ATGAATACTTTTTCGGATCCTCAATCCCGTGCTGACTTTTGGCGGGCGCAAGTCACAGCTGCTGAGGCAGCGGCCATGTCCAGTGCTCGGTTCTGCAAAGAAAACGATCTCAATTATTCTCAATTCATGTATTGGCGGCAGAAATGTCAGACACCATCAGCCCCAATATCGGAGGACAAGTCGTCCAGTTTTATCAAAGTGGAACCTTCATTGGGCCAGTTAGGGTCAGGCTTGTCGGTGTCTTTGCCAAATGGCATGCAAATCCACGGTATTGATTCGACCAATGTGACCTTGGTTCGTCAGTTGTTGGAGTGGGCGTTATGA
- a CDS encoding DUF2971 domain-containing protein, with amino-acid sequence MNLYKFQTVSTRSLDALLKHSLYFAETKKLNDATEGMFNLLDMYDKDQYLPDFTDLDGVGVLAMAKGEPNEVEQSPFMWAHYGNELKGFCLAFNFEEFVNSIEKDVYLNQDVQYCDGRIFPSLINSNSGLEEGKRP; translated from the coding sequence ATGAATTTATATAAGTTTCAAACGGTCAGTACTAGATCCCTTGATGCATTGTTAAAGCATAGTTTGTATTTCGCAGAAACTAAGAAATTGAATGATGCGACTGAAGGGATGTTTAACCTACTAGATATGTATGATAAAGATCAGTATTTGCCCGACTTTACTGACTTAGATGGGGTTGGGGTGCTTGCTATGGCTAAAGGTGAGCCTAATGAAGTAGAGCAATCTCCTTTTATGTGGGCTCATTATGGTAACGAACTAAAAGGTTTTTGTTTGGCTTTTAATTTTGAAGAGTTTGTTAATAGTATTGAGAAGGACGTTTATTTAAATCAAGATGTTCAGTACTGTGATGGCAGAATCTTTCCAAGTTTGATTAATTCAAACAGCGGGTTAGAAGAAGGTAAGCGCCCTTAA
- a CDS encoding type II toxin-antitoxin system RelE/ParE family toxin, which yields MFMRCLNATQGGYVFIYKTKGFCSLSKKDGLFDKSLIQASEEIQKGLVDADLGGALYKWR from the coding sequence ATGTTCATGCGTTGTTTAAATGCTACCCAAGGAGGGTATGTTTTTATATATAAAACAAAGGGATTCTGTTCTTTAAGCAAAAAAGATGGCTTGTTTGATAAGAGTCTCATTCAAGCATCTGAGGAGATCCAGAAGGGGCTCGTTGATGCTGATCTCGGTGGGGCTCTCTATAAATGGCGCTAA
- a CDS encoding zinc metallopeptidase, which translates to MLWLVGILIVVALIVGPSAWVKFTLKRYATERLDFPGTGGELARHLVQRFELNNVNVEAAQEGQDHFDFVQHVVRLSPSVLNGRSLTAVAVAAHEVGHAIAHEKKETISRLSTRYLPLAHFARRITAGLLLGWPVITLVLQLPYAVPLHALVVGVSGFLAVLVQLVILPEEWDASFNKALPILAEGNYIPQEDLPKVKKILTACALTYVAAALIRVLFVWRWFKR; encoded by the coding sequence ATGTTATGGCTAGTGGGTATTTTAATCGTTGTGGCCTTAATTGTTGGTCCAAGCGCTTGGGTAAAATTTACCTTAAAGCGTTATGCGACTGAGCGCTTGGACTTTCCCGGAACAGGAGGGGAATTGGCCCGTCATTTGGTGCAGCGGTTTGAGTTGAATAACGTGAATGTTGAGGCGGCCCAAGAAGGTCAGGATCACTTTGACTTTGTTCAGCATGTCGTTCGACTGAGCCCTAGTGTGCTAAACGGCCGCTCTTTGACCGCCGTTGCGGTGGCCGCCCATGAGGTGGGTCACGCTATTGCGCATGAGAAAAAAGAAACCATTTCCCGCTTGAGCACCCGCTATTTACCCTTGGCGCATTTTGCTCGACGTATAACCGCAGGCCTACTATTGGGCTGGCCTGTCATTACCTTGGTGTTGCAATTGCCCTATGCTGTGCCGCTGCATGCCTTGGTCGTTGGTGTGTCGGGGTTTCTGGCTGTACTGGTGCAACTGGTGATTTTGCCAGAAGAATGGGACGCCAGCTTCAATAAAGCGTTACCCATCCTAGCCGAAGGCAACTATATTCCACAGGAAGACCTGCCCAAAGTGAAAAAAATCCTCACCGCCTGCGCCCTGACCTACGTCGCCGCCGCGCTGATTCGTGTCTTGTTTGTCTGGCGTTGGTTTAAACGTTAG
- a CDS encoding DNA-J related domain-containing protein: protein MKNPLVGPILAILKAHPNGISEFDILKALKDQLAEFNQLADDPNLQLFRQHFLIMNALYQLQSSLWQEENLTLSISAMRIHLLSTTQITQSDSTTLSDSVDAKLAAYYLDWGEYEKTDADEVSRLLNSFYQGIHLEGDRDSALKTLQIEHHNPSKTIIKQQYRKLAQQHHPDRGGDKNTFIGLRQAYEYLMF from the coding sequence ATGAAAAACCCTTTAGTTGGCCCGATTCTCGCGATCTTAAAAGCCCACCCGAACGGCATCAGTGAATTTGATATTCTCAAAGCGCTGAAGGATCAATTAGCAGAATTCAATCAGCTTGCCGATGACCCTAACTTGCAGCTTTTCCGGCAGCATTTTCTGATTATGAATGCCTTATATCAACTGCAAAGCAGTCTTTGGCAAGAAGAAAACCTCACTCTCAGCATCAGCGCCATGCGTATTCACCTGCTTAGCACCACACAAATCACGCAGTCTGACAGTACGACACTAAGCGATAGTGTGGACGCAAAACTGGCCGCTTACTACCTAGACTGGGGCGAATATGAAAAAACCGATGCCGACGAAGTATCTCGCCTACTGAACAGTTTTTATCAAGGCATCCATTTAGAAGGAGACCGTGATTCCGCCCTTAAAACCCTGCAAATTGAACACCACAACCCCAGTAAAACCATCATTAAACAACAATATCGTAAACTCGCTCAACAACATCATCCAGACCGAGGCGGCGACAAAAATACCTTTATCGGTTTAAGGCAAGCTTATGAGTATTTAATGTTTTAG
- the mltA gene encoding murein transglycosylase A, whose protein sequence is MIFSSFFQRFRPSRFLSSYLRPLCLASFTTLLASCSLTEIDHSNDFENNGRDVTALKRDSLYLKESLPPGLPYPDESFQSGLAQQIAYLNRIKEKDYLLKNTQTSVADLKLVAQEIDQWLNNPAQQPQLVAHQIAGQDQRGNVQITGYYVPILPVRHQPDDTYRYPLYRKPTLRDAEGKYPSREAIDFENALAGQGLEIAYTADLVDNFFLHVQGSGVVEYEDGERKLLSWGGVNGHPYRSLGKELIERGEIDRADISAQSIRQWLLEHPERKREILSTNPSYLFFSEGPQHPVGAANVPLTPLYSAAVDPSVIPLGAILLAQVPKLDTYGNLIGHEFRLLLAQDKGGAIKGPGHIDWYQGIGEEAHFHAGQLKHFGKVWLLLPKNPTPQILIAQ, encoded by the coding sequence ATGATTTTTTCTTCTTTTTTTCAGCGTTTTCGACCCTCTCGCTTTCTTTCTTCTTACCTTCGACCGCTGTGTTTGGCGTCGTTCACAACACTACTGGCCAGTTGCAGTTTAACGGAAATCGATCATTCCAATGATTTCGAAAACAACGGTCGAGACGTCACCGCCTTAAAACGTGACAGCTTATACCTGAAAGAGAGCCTTCCTCCTGGATTACCCTACCCAGATGAAAGCTTTCAGTCTGGCTTAGCGCAACAAATCGCGTATTTGAATCGCATCAAGGAAAAAGATTATCTACTGAAAAACACCCAAACCAGCGTCGCGGACTTAAAATTAGTCGCACAAGAGATTGATCAATGGCTCAACAATCCCGCCCAGCAACCTCAGTTAGTGGCGCATCAAATAGCGGGACAGGATCAGCGCGGCAATGTACAAATCACAGGCTACTATGTCCCTATTCTGCCCGTTCGTCATCAACCTGATGACACCTATCGTTACCCACTTTACCGCAAGCCAACGCTGCGCGATGCAGAAGGAAAATACCCTTCTCGCGAAGCGATTGATTTTGAAAACGCCTTGGCTGGACAAGGGCTAGAAATTGCTTATACGGCGGACTTGGTCGACAATTTTTTCTTGCACGTGCAAGGGTCTGGTGTGGTTGAATACGAAGACGGTGAACGTAAATTACTCTCTTGGGGCGGCGTCAATGGCCACCCTTATCGCAGCCTAGGAAAAGAACTTATTGAGAGAGGCGAAATTGATCGAGCCGATATTTCTGCGCAAAGCATACGCCAGTGGCTATTAGAGCACCCAGAACGCAAGCGTGAAATACTGTCAACCAACCCCAGCTACCTGTTTTTCAGCGAAGGTCCACAGCACCCAGTTGGGGCGGCAAATGTGCCATTGACGCCACTGTATTCTGCCGCCGTTGATCCAAGCGTCATCCCCCTTGGCGCGATTCTGCTGGCCCAAGTGCCTAAACTAGACACCTATGGCAACTTGATTGGCCACGAGTTTCGCCTATTGTTAGCACAAGACAAAGGTGGGGCGATCAAAGGGCCTGGACACATAGATTGGTATCAAGGCATAGGTGAAGAAGCGCATTTCCATGCCGGCCAGCTCAAACACTTTGGCAAAGTCTGGTTGCTGCTACCAAAGAACCCAACACCACAGATACTTATTGCCCAATAA
- a CDS encoding energy transducer TonB produces the protein MISTRHWVIAGGLAISLHAAAFYSVFYNASEGSHSPGSQGIEFDLGMLGDLGAAAQTTMAQEEVEEAEEVIEEPVEEVQEAVEPEVIEEPVVEPEPVIEPEPVVEPEPVVEPDIIKEPEPVEVKQASPIEVKKPEPTPKPEPKPKPVKKPEPKPEPKKPAQEVVKVAPKQVAPKATAPPSTASQKATTGSANAASSGGNPGAKASYFTQLKSVLAQNKRYPRASRRRNEEGVVSLSFVAHADGSVSEVKITESSGHRRLDNAVLDMIKRSTPLPKFTNGMTETELRINLPVSFKLSDYR, from the coding sequence ATGATTTCCACGCGTCATTGGGTGATCGCTGGCGGGTTGGCGATTTCACTTCATGCAGCTGCTTTTTATAGCGTATTTTATAATGCTTCTGAGGGTAGCCACTCACCGGGCTCACAAGGTATTGAGTTTGACCTAGGCATGTTGGGCGATCTTGGTGCTGCCGCTCAAACCACGATGGCTCAGGAAGAGGTTGAAGAAGCTGAAGAGGTTATCGAGGAGCCTGTTGAAGAGGTTCAAGAGGCGGTCGAGCCGGAAGTGATTGAAGAGCCAGTTGTTGAACCAGAACCCGTTATTGAACCAGAACCCGTGGTGGAACCTGAGCCTGTGGTTGAGCCAGACATTATCAAAGAGCCGGAGCCTGTTGAGGTTAAGCAAGCATCACCGATTGAGGTTAAAAAGCCTGAGCCAACACCAAAACCAGAACCAAAACCCAAGCCGGTAAAAAAACCAGAGCCTAAGCCTGAGCCCAAAAAGCCAGCACAAGAGGTTGTGAAAGTCGCTCCTAAACAGGTTGCGCCTAAAGCAACGGCCCCGCCTTCTACGGCGAGTCAAAAAGCCACAACAGGGAGTGCCAATGCGGCGAGCAGCGGCGGTAACCCAGGCGCTAAGGCGAGTTATTTTACTCAATTGAAATCGGTCTTGGCGCAGAACAAACGTTACCCAAGAGCCTCACGTCGTCGTAACGAAGAAGGGGTGGTGTCTTTGTCTTTTGTCGCGCACGCGGATGGCTCAGTATCAGAGGTGAAAATCACCGAAAGCTCTGGCCATCGACGTTTGGATAATGCGGTATTGGATATGATTAAGCGTTCCACGCCCTTGCCTAAATTCACCAACGGCATGACAGAAACCGAGTTGCGGATAAACTTACCTGTCTCATTTAAGCTAAGCGATTACCGCTAG
- a CDS encoding ExbD/TolR family protein — protein MKIGEKYAAKVASNDDNMVPLINVVFLMLVFFMVAGQIQKADPVAVILPHSINDHRAATDPSIEIVLGADDSLYVDDEVFAIQDIQAYLEQQFMAAPNKEAFWVQIKADGAISLEKLRPVFNQVRLAGLTKVSLATQLERGKE, from the coding sequence ATGAAAATAGGCGAAAAATACGCCGCTAAAGTCGCCAGTAACGATGACAACATGGTGCCATTAATTAATGTGGTGTTTCTGATGTTGGTGTTTTTCATGGTGGCGGGTCAAATTCAAAAAGCGGACCCTGTTGCGGTGATTCTTCCACACTCGATCAACGATCACCGAGCGGCAACCGACCCCAGTATTGAAATCGTTTTAGGCGCAGATGACAGCCTTTATGTCGACGATGAGGTGTTTGCCATCCAGGATATTCAGGCCTATTTAGAGCAACAATTCATGGCGGCACCCAATAAAGAGGCGTTTTGGGTACAAATCAAAGCCGATGGCGCCATTTCGTTAGAAAAATTACGTCCGGTCTTTAATCAAGTGCGATTGGCGGGGTTGACCAAGGTGAGCTTGGCGACACAATTAGAGCGAGGAAAAGAATGA